One stretch of Phocoena phocoena chromosome 10, mPhoPho1.1, whole genome shotgun sequence DNA includes these proteins:
- the CRIP3 gene encoding cysteine-rich protein 3 isoform X2, protein MSWTCPRCQQPVFFAEKVSSLGKNWHPFCLKCEHCHSVLSPGGHAEHNGRPYCHKPCYGALFGPRGPPHTKTFTGETSLCPGCKEPVYFAEKVMSLGRNWHRPCLRCQRCRKTLTAGSHAEHDGVPYCHIPCYGYLFGPKGVNIGDVGCYIYDPVEIK, encoded by the exons ATGAGCTGGACCTGCCCACGTTGCCAGCAACCCGTTTTCTTTG CAGAGAAGGTGAGCTCCCTGGGCAAGAACTGGCACCCATTCTGTCTGAAATGTGAGCACTGCCACAGCGTCCTGTCCCCAGGAGGGCATGCAGAG CACAACGGAAGGCCGTATTGCCACAAGCCATGCTATGGGGCTCTCTTTGGACCCAGGG GCCCTCCCCACACGAAGACGTTCACTGGGGAGACCTCGCTGTGCCCTGGCTGTAAGGAACCCGTCTATTTCG CTGAGAAGGTGATGTCTTTGGGCAGAAATTGGCACCGACCCTGTCTGAGGTGCCAGCGGTGCCGGAAGACCCTGACTGCTGGGAGTCACGCTGAG CATGACGGCGTCCCCTACTGCCACATCCCCTGCTATGGCTACCTGTTTGGCCCCAAAG GTGTGAACATTGGTGATGTGGGCTGCTACATCTATGACCCCGTGGAGATCAAATGA
- the CRIP3 gene encoding cysteine-rich protein 3 isoform X1: protein MSWTCPRCQQPVFFAEKVSSLGKNWHPFCLKCEHCHSVLSPGGHAEHNGRPYCHKPCYGALFGPRGVNIGGVGSYLYNSPTPTPASATPLSPSSFSPPRPRTGLPQGKKSPPHTKTFTGETSLCPGCKEPVYFAEKVMSLGRNWHRPCLRCQRCRKTLTAGSHAEHDGVPYCHIPCYGYLFGPKGVNIGDVGCYIYDPVEIK, encoded by the exons ATGAGCTGGACCTGCCCACGTTGCCAGCAACCCGTTTTCTTTG CAGAGAAGGTGAGCTCCCTGGGCAAGAACTGGCACCCATTCTGTCTGAAATGTGAGCACTGCCACAGCGTCCTGTCCCCAGGAGGGCATGCAGAG CACAACGGAAGGCCGTATTGCCACAAGCCATGCTATGGGGCTCTCTTTGGACCCAGGG GGGTGAACATTGGTGGTGTGGGCTCCTACCTCTacaattcccccacccccacccctgccagcgCTACTCCTCTTAGCCCCAGCAGCTTCAGCCCCCCCAGACCCAGGACTGGCCTCCCCCAGGGCAAGAAAA GCCCTCCCCACACGAAGACGTTCACTGGGGAGACCTCGCTGTGCCCTGGCTGTAAGGAACCCGTCTATTTCG CTGAGAAGGTGATGTCTTTGGGCAGAAATTGGCACCGACCCTGTCTGAGGTGCCAGCGGTGCCGGAAGACCCTGACTGCTGGGAGTCACGCTGAG CATGACGGCGTCCCCTACTGCCACATCCCCTGCTATGGCTACCTGTTTGGCCCCAAAG GTGTGAACATTGGTGATGTGGGCTGCTACATCTATGACCCCGTGGAGATCAAATGA